A window from Chiloscyllium punctatum isolate Juve2018m chromosome 3, sChiPun1.3, whole genome shotgun sequence encodes these proteins:
- the opn6a gene encoding opsin 6, group member a: MANSLWRSQNSSFHPKETTVSEQGETVIGIYLLTLGWFSWFGNSVVIFVLCRQKTTLQATDCLTFNLAVSDASISLFGYSRGIIEIFNVFRDDRFLITSIWTCQVDGFLTLLFGLSSINTLTVISIIRYIKGCHPYKAQYINRRNINLLMTLIWATALFWSASPLFGWGSYTDRMYGTCEIDWGRAVFSTVYKSYIVSIFVCCFFLPMSIMLFSYISIINTVKSNRALTGAEVQGERQRKLERDVTRVSMVICTAFIIAWSPYAVISMWSASGHHVPKLTSLLASLFAKSASFYNPIIYFGMNSKFRRDVLMLLFCISDKDNVKLKRIKRCPERGLEYEADVLRDSPNSGPDSPNDRDQGSSYFPNSVNSGYECDRL, translated from the exons ATGGCCAATAGTCTGTGGAGGAGCCAGAACAGCAGCTTCCACCCGAAGGAGACCACTGTCTCAGAACAGGGGGAGACTGTAATTGGCATTTACCTGCTGACTCTCG GTTGGTTCTCCTGGTTTGGAAACAGTGTGGTGATATTTGTGCTGTGCAGGCAGAAAACAACACTACAAGCAACAGATTGTTTAACCTTTAACCTGGCTGTATCAGATGCCAGTATCTCTCTGTTTGGATACTCCCGTGGAATTATTGAGATTTTCAATGTATTTCGAGACGATAGGTTTCTGATTACCTCAATATGGACGTGTCAG GTTGATGGTTTCCTCACACTACTCTTTGGTCTGTCCAGTATTAACACCCTCACGGTAATCAGCATAATAAGATATATTAAAGGCTGTCACCCATACAAAG CTCAATATATTAACAGACGGAACATAAACCTGTTGATGACACTGATATGGGCGACTGCTCTCTTCTGGTCAGCATCCCCTTTGTTCGGATGGGGAAGTTACACAG ACCGGATGTATGGAACATGTGAGATAGACTGGGGCAGAGCGGTGTTCTCCACTGTCTACAAATCCTACATAGTCTCCATCTTTGTCTGTTGCTTCTTCCTGCCAATGTCCATCATGCTCTTCTCTTATATCTCCATCATCAACACCGTCAAGTCAAACCGGGCACTGACAGGAGCAGAGGTTCAAGGAGAGCGGCAAAGGAAGCTGGAGAGGGATGTAACTCGG GTTTCCATGGTGATCTGCACTGCATTCATTATAGCCTGGTCACCATATGCAGTGATCTCCATGTGGTCAGCAAGCGGGCATCATGTCCCAAAGCTTACCAGCCTGCTCGCCAGCCTCTTTGCCAAGTCTGCCAGCTTCTACAATCCCATCATCTATTTTGGAATGAATTCCAAGTTCCGCCGGGATGTCTTGATGCTCCTGTTCTGTATCAGCGACAAGGACAATGTGAAGCTCAAACGGATCAAACGGTGTCCAGAGAGAGGCCTGGAATATGAGGCAGATGTGCTGAGGGACAGCCCCAACTCTGGGCCGGACAGCCCCAATGACAGAGACCAGGGATCATCGTACTTCCCCAACTCTGTGAATTCAGGTTATGAATGTGACAGACTGTAG